GGAGGGTCTGCGCCCCGGCAAAATCGATGCTCCCGTTCTCGGTTTGCCAGAGGATGTCGATAATCCGCGTGGCCTGATCCGCGTGGAGTTCGCCTATATGATTATGCAAGGTCCGGCCGTCGCTGAGGCTGAAAACCGTGCCCGGCAGTACAATCAGGTCCAGGCCGAATGCTTCCGCTACATCCATCGCGTCCTGCTCGCCGACCAGCACCGGGTAATTCATTTTCATCGCCTTTGCGTACTGCTCAACCGCATCCGGAAAATCCAGCGCGATGCCGATTAACTGCAGGCCGGCGGCAGTGTGTTCCAACTGCATTTCCATG
The nucleotide sequence above comes from Pseudomonadota bacterium. Encoded proteins:
- a CDS encoding TlpA family protein disulfide reductase translates to AAAIVGFIAFQVWNEYQGGGQLHPAGTAPVTRSTTAGPGLRPTFELISPEGVPVSSRQWEGKPLVVNFWATWCAPCRREIPMLMEMQLEHTAAGLQLIGIALDFPDAVEQYAKAMKMNYPVLVGEQDAMDVAEAFGLDLIVLPGTVFSLSDGRTLHNHIGELHADQATRIIDILWQTENGSIDFAGAQTLLEAMD